In a genomic window of Papilio machaon chromosome 4, ilPapMach1.1, whole genome shotgun sequence:
- the LOC106718423 gene encoding superoxide dismutase [Cu-Zn]-like isoform X2, translated as MLLMFILASAAIVSAHHEHPQQYKAIAKLTQPSGDEVQGNVTFTQLADGKVHVQGVIVGLAPGHYGFHVHEKGDISGGCGTTGSHYNPLHKDHGHPNDENRHVGDLGNVVFDENRVSVLDYVDSVICLTGEYSIVGRAVVLHEKADDFGRSDHPDSRKTGNAGGRVACGVIGIL; from the exons ATGCTGTTAATGTTTATACTTGCTTCTGCGGCGATCGTGTCCGCTCACCATGAACAT CCACAACAATACAAAGCGATAGCAAAGCTAACGCAGCCAAGTGGTGACGAGGTCCAAGGTAATGTGACCTTTACTCAACTAGCTGACGGCAAGGTCCACGTTCAGGGTGTTATAGTTGGCCTGGCACCAGGACACTATGGCTTCCATGTCCACGAGAAGGGGGACATCTCTGGCGGATGCGGTACTACTGGCTCTCACTACAACCCTCTTCAT AAAGACCACGGTCACCCCAACGACGAGAACCGTCACGTCGGTGACTTGGGTAACGTGGTCTTCGACGAGAATCGTGTGAGCGTGTTAGATTACGTAGACAGCGTGATCTGTTTAACCGGAGAGTATTCCATCGTGGGCCGGGCTGTGGTTCTTCACGAAAAGGCAGATGATTTCGGCAGGAGTGATCATCCGGACTCCAGGAAGACCGGGAACGCTGGAGGACGAGTGGCTTGCGGTGTCATCGGTATCCTGTAG
- the LOC106718423 gene encoding superoxide dismutase [Cu-Zn]-like isoform X1: MSISFILRSDIAANSNKMLLMFILASAAIVSAHHEHPQQYKAIAKLTQPSGDEVQGNVTFTQLADGKVHVQGVIVGLAPGHYGFHVHEKGDISGGCGTTGSHYNPLHKDHGHPNDENRHVGDLGNVVFDENRVSVLDYVDSVICLTGEYSIVGRAVVLHEKADDFGRSDHPDSRKTGNAGGRVACGVIGIL; encoded by the exons ATGtccattagttttattttgcgaTCAGACATCGCTGCG AACTCTAACAAAATGCTGTTAATGTTTATACTTGCTTCTGCGGCGATCGTGTCCGCTCACCATGAACAT CCACAACAATACAAAGCGATAGCAAAGCTAACGCAGCCAAGTGGTGACGAGGTCCAAGGTAATGTGACCTTTACTCAACTAGCTGACGGCAAGGTCCACGTTCAGGGTGTTATAGTTGGCCTGGCACCAGGACACTATGGCTTCCATGTCCACGAGAAGGGGGACATCTCTGGCGGATGCGGTACTACTGGCTCTCACTACAACCCTCTTCAT AAAGACCACGGTCACCCCAACGACGAGAACCGTCACGTCGGTGACTTGGGTAACGTGGTCTTCGACGAGAATCGTGTGAGCGTGTTAGATTACGTAGACAGCGTGATCTGTTTAACCGGAGAGTATTCCATCGTGGGCCGGGCTGTGGTTCTTCACGAAAAGGCAGATGATTTCGGCAGGAGTGATCATCCGGACTCCAGGAAGACCGGGAACGCTGGAGGACGAGTGGCTTGCGGTGTCATCGGTATCCTGTAG